The genome window AAACTGGGATTTGGGAAATTCCAGGGCAAGAATGATGAATACTGGCTGGGCAATGACCACATCCATGACCTGCTCGCTAGAGGTGCAAGTATTTTCCCTCCACAGATTTCTTTCCAATTTGCGTGAGATAGCTCATCCATCTAACAAGACACCACTTTGTGTTTAGGAGAGTGCTCATTAAAGATTGACCTGATGGACTGGCAAGGGGAAAGACGTTATGCAGTTTATGAAAATTTCCAGCTTGCAAATGAGCAGGTAAGAAATTGAGAGTGGTGATCTGCTTGGTTTGTCTGTGAGGTTGGGGCATCTGCATATGCAGCATCAGACTTCAGTATCAGGGTTGTAATTACAGTGTTGCAAAACTTACCTGCTCTGGTTCCCTGGGATTCCAGGTTTGGCTGTTTGACAAacagccctgggagcagggacCTAAGCCTGGGACTGCTTCCTCACAACCACTGAGTGCCCAAGCCAGCAGGTCACCTCTGTGTGTGCTCTTTTGCTAACTCAGCTGCTGCACGGAGGGCAGCTCTCCGCCACAGGGCGCAGGGATTCCCACATTCATTTGCCTCCAGCCCCATGGTCTTCTGTGAGGTAAGAGACAAGGGTTTGAACCTCTGCAATGAAACTGAACcctgttttcctgcttcctAGGAGAGTGTTTCAGGCTGTCACATAAAAGGCAATTGCCAGAACAAACtctactttgttttaaaagaaaacagtgaactGTAATCCAAGCTTTGGAAGAGCAGTTATAAGTTCCTATCTTGAAGAAAGGTACCTGTACTACTACACTTGGTGCTACGGACACAGAAGACCCAAAGACAGACACATCcctgtattttcatgtttgcttcTAGCTTTAGACGGTGTCACGCTCAGTATTAGTGCTGTTCTTTGCAGGCTTGCCTGTCTGAACACACCATGCCTAAGTGGCCCAAATACCCAGGGACATGAGTTCCATTGCATGGACCAGTCCTAGTTCCAACTCCATGACCACTCCAGAAATTTATGCATTACATTCAGTTTGCCATTAGTTTTCTTATGAAAAGTTTGAACAGCTTCATTTTAATACCTTACTGCtatttttcataaacaaaaGTGGAATATGATGACAGGAAAAAGCCCACACCACAAAAGTAATCATCCATCTTACATCAAACATCTCTTAGATCTGTTAGCCGTGCACAATGGAACTATTCTTCTAAGTATTCCTACCAGGACTAGACCATTTAGCTAGAAATCAGATGGCTTCTAGTTCCTGGAAGAGCAAAATTCCTAAGGAGTTATTCTAGCTGAACAACTGACCAGTTTATGAAGGCAACTACTTGGCACAGTTTTCTGCCAGGTTGTTCTTGATGAGCTAGGAAGAGCCTTCCAGCTTGTTGTATAGTGCATCAAATGTTTATTGAAAGACAACAAAGCCTGAAGCCTGTTGTAGCAGCAGCTACTAGCAATCCCTTCTGGAAGTTTAAACCCCGCATTGATCTACACTAGGATCATTAAAGCACGGGGCCAAAACTCACCCTTGACTTCAACAGTCTTGCCTTTGACAGTGGATACAATGGCCAGAGAAAAGTTGATCTCAAAAGTGGGAGGAAGGGCAGAAAGAGCTGATAACAAAGACGTTTCACATGTTCTTGCAGGACAATTACAGGTTATGGTTTGGCACCTACTCTGGTAACGCTGGCGACGCTCTGTCTGGTGGGAGCAATTTTGAAGATCAGTGGTCAGCCTCTCACAGAGGGATGCAGTTCACCACATCTGACAAGGACCACGATCGATTCCTGGCAGGCAACTGTGCATCAGAGAACAAGGGCGGTTGGTGGTTTAACAGGTATGGAAAACAGTTGATTCCTCTTGGATGCATAGGGTGTGGGTGGCTGTACAGCCGAGAGCACTTGCCTGCCTTACAGCAGCTGGAGGTTGCTGTGTGCATTTGCCACCTCACACAGTCAAATCTAAGATGTTCAGACCTACAGATCCTCAAAGGAAAGCAACCTCCTTCTTTCACTATGAAGCAAAGCAGGTCAGTTgcattcattttaagaaaatgggTCATAATAAATGCACAGGGGGGAATGACCTGGAAGGAAAAGAGCTcaaataaaattcctttaaGTGCTTTGGGTTATAtcccaggaaagaaaacaatggtAGCCACTGCAAGGTGAAGTGTGTATGAAGGACATTTCTCTGTTGTGGAGCATGTCTAGGGGGTGAGTTACCCCTTGTTAGTCCTGATGGTATGTTTGCTAGTTGGGCATACCTCACACATCAACAGATAGGGGCTCAGGTTCACCAGCCCTGGACACACTGCTCTCAGGTTTTTTCAGCTTTAGTGCAGAATGAGCCCCTTCTTTGACCAGGCCCTCATCACATACAAACTGAAATCACTAGAGCTACAAGAATGTACATCAATAGTGGGATTTACCTTGATTAAAAGACATCTGCATTTTTAGGTGCCAATACGTAGCCGCCTACACTTGAGCTGCAGCCTACTAAGTGGCACTACACCGCTCTGTTTAGGCAACTGAACTGAGTCCCTAGTTAATACACTTGGAGGAGTCAACAGGTTGAATTATCTGACCAGCATAGGTGTCTACGTTAGGATGACCCACATACTTCTCTGGGTTCCACTAAATGCATTAACCAGATTCCCACAGGCTAATGCAGGACTTTAGATAACCAGTTCAGTACAGACAGATACATCTAGGTGTCTGAATTTGTCAGTGAATCCCGCCCTGGTATTTCTAAATGTATGATGTGTGAAAACTGTACTTCACTGTAATGATGCAATATCTTCCCACACTAAAcctaatttcccttttttccctttcctacaTTGTTACAAGGTGCCACGCCGTAAACCTCAATGGAAGATACTACAGAACAGGGAAGTACAATGGATCCCATGACAATGGCGTGGTTTGGTCTACATGGCATGGGATGTGGTACTCGCTAAAATACTCGGCCATGAAAATCAGGGCTCCGTTCTTTGTTGACAGCGAGAGTGGAGATGGTGAGAACGGTCAGGGCAGCTGAAACctgctgctttggaaagaaaaaagtacaggCTGAAAAGAATTGTGTAAATTAATAGccagccctctgctgctgccaatTGACAAACCTGCACTGTGATAACTGGAGTTGCACCTGTTTGTA of Falco cherrug isolate bFalChe1 chromosome 2, bFalChe1.pri, whole genome shotgun sequence contains these proteins:
- the LOC102057433 gene encoding fibrinogen-like protein 1, which encodes MSVMMRLLLLLLLVSFGSPAPRFSEKDICLLDNNKLRKRLNQLQDLLYLYELQLKDILENTYHRTKSGLFSGNRSVQHEMLLPTTSGNLIVYDQDCSAVYNRQKAKTGYYRIRPRADREPFLAYCDMSDGGGWTVIQRRSNGKENFNRKWDDYKLGFGKFQGKNDEYWLGNDHIHDLLARGECSLKIDLMDWQGERRYAVYENFQLANEQDNYRLWFGTYSGNAGDALSGGSNFEDQWSASHRGMQFTTSDKDHDRFLAGNCASENKGGWWFNRCHAVNLNGRYYRTGKYNGSHDNGVVWSTWHGMWYSLKYSAMKIRAPFFVDSESGDGENGQGS